The following is a genomic window from Patagioenas fasciata isolate bPatFas1 chromosome 1, bPatFas1.hap1, whole genome shotgun sequence.
GGTTACAGAAGAATTTGATGGGGTTGATTGGGATAGTAGTGGATTTGGTATTTTAATAAGTTGCTCCTCCCCGAGGAAGTCCTCTTCCTTATCCTCATTGTAGATATTCCTGTGACTGAGATCCACAAGACGTATACTCCAATCCTTGGGGTTCTGAGATATCCTGTTCATTGTGAGCTCCTTTTGTGTGTTCCTGAAGACCCTTCAGCTTCTTGTGGAGTAGAGCTAGGGTCAGTATGCAGCTGGGTGACCCCATGGTAATGTTGTTCTCAGTGACATTTGCTGTTACCTTTCTGGTAGCCAGGACTTGGAGAATGCTGGGTAACCTATGGCAACAGAATCTGACTGCAGTCAGCAGGTGTACCACCTTCTTACTTGACTGTGGCACTTGGATTGTCTGAAGTATAGGGTACTTGCCCTTGGTAGCAATAATGATCTTGTATTTATCTTGTGATTTGTAAGTTAAGTGTTTAGCTTCATTAGTAGATGTAATCTACCTCTAACTTGAGTACACTAGTCTTTATTGTATAGTCTGCAGTACTggtgtatttatatatacatacatatatatatatatagatatagatatcttTACTCTTAGCCTTAATTAGAAATACATTGGTTTTGCTTTCTCTCTCCCAGGGACAAGGCTGGTGGATATGGAATCCAGGCACTCGGTGGAATGTTAGTTGAGTATGTCCATGGAGACTTCTTGAACGTGGTGGGATTTCCTCTGAATCACTTCTGCAAAAAGCTAGCAGAATTGTACTATCCGCCCCCTAAACATAATATACAACATAAAAAGTATGACTCTATCCCTTCCGTGGACACTTTTGAGAACCTAAGTGATGGAGAAAGTGAATCTTCAAATTTCACAGAGCATAAAGCTGCTAGTAAGTTGGACAACAGTGGGATGTGTTCCTCAGGAGCTATTTACAATTACGAAAACAGTTCTAGTGTCAGAACTGGTTTTATGGTacctttggaaaatcagagtgGAGTGTCGGAAAGTGCAGCAAAACTTCCATCTAAAATTCTAGAGCTGATGGATGGTTTTAGAGCTTCAAAGGTAAGGGAAGAAATAAAACTACTTATGGCATTGCTGACTCTGTGATTGTTTCATTGGACTTCAGTATATAGCAGGTAATGGTAAATTCTTGAGATGGGCTAAGAATGTATTAGCAATTAGTGTAAAAACACCACTCAAGATAGCTGAAACTTCTGGGGCAGCGCAaacactgtttttgtttttttggtattTGGTTTTATCTGTTCTATGACAATTCAGTTAcccattcaaggaaaaaaaaaagtctcttgagAGGGCAAGAAAGTCTTCAGAACTTTTTTGTACTTGCATGATTGACTTCAGGTATGAACAGTGTAATTGTGCTTCCAGGGTGTTTGGAAAGAGTACACTCTTGCCTCCCATATATGCCTTTTGTCATCTAATTAAATGCAGTTTATAATGTATCTTTCATTAGCTACATCAGTGATTTTGGTGTAATTGGGAGGATTCAGAATAACAGAATGACTTCAGAAGTAGAACATTTAACTCTGCAAGTTAAGTGGAATATTGTAGGGAAacttcaaaatgtttttaatacatttCTCACTAATATTGtgttagatgtatttttttttccccaatcacaAGAGCATGATCAAACAGGAAGTTACCTGTGTATACTGTCTAAAGAAAGCATTTAATATGGTTAGCTTATCTGACTTAAAACTGCGACAAAAATTGTATCTATTCTATTTCCCTTCTAACTTCTAATGCTTAGTGTTACATTCTGTggaagatttcttttttattCCCTATTAAGGAGATTATTTTTATATCCTGTTTCATGTTCCAAGTGTGTTTAGCTGATAATCTCCATGCAGTATCTGATGGAGATGCACACGTAACAGCTTACAAACAGAAGGTCACGTGCTCTGTGTAGCAGCCAAGTGTGATGAGAAATGAGTAGCTGGACATTTTAACTTCTGCCAAATTTCTACTCGCAGCTCCAGTGTGGTGAAGACAGTAGTGAAGAAGGTGATGGAGAAATGAGCATTAATCATTCTAATAGATCACTGGTCTTCATCAAGTCATTGATATTGTaggaagaaatgaaaaagctGTTAAAGTGGCAGTGAAATTACAAACCTGGAACTAACGATATAAAAAATTTGAGGGGCCGTGGAGGGAAACATGCAAGATGGTGAATGTTTTTGCTGAAACAGCAGGAAGTTGTACTCGGATCTGAAGGAAAAACATAGTTTGTTCACTGTAGATTTGTGGGTGTGCTGCTTGCAGGGATGCAAAACTGTACTGAGAGTTTTGGAATAAAGCAGCCTTCAGACTGCTGTGTTTGTGAACTTGCTTGTGTACTCACAGGAGTGAGTTTTGATGTACTTGAATGAGTGACATGATGCTTCACATTTCTTCAGTTTAAGCAGAAAAGATATGCAGAATCATCAGCATTTTGTTGCATGTTATATACACTGTTTACAGTGATGTGATGCCAAATTGGGGTTTGTGTAGTGAGACAGTAGAGGCTGTAAAGAGAAGCAGAAGCTTTCCCACTATTCCAGTGTAGAGTCATAGTATGAAGCACCAAGTTTCATGTGGAAGTAGCAGGaaaatttttttcttcaaggcTTGGATCTTTGTAAAATGAATTACCAATTGCAATGAGGacttctgtgatttgacagaactCCTCATGTCTCCACTTCGAGAATAGAGATAAGAGCACAAAAGAAACATTAATTTCACAAAAGTTCTCAAGTTCTATTTCATTTTGATCCTTGAGTGTTGTTTCAAGGTCttcataaaacagaaataaatctctgCCATATGAAGATGTTGCCACTTGTTTTACTCTGAACTGCTGCTGTTGCAGAACAGGAGAGGATCAGGATTAAATCATACTTTCTCAAACTAAGTATGTTCTGAATTTCCATAGTCTGATCCATACTCAGATCTTTGgtactattttttcttctttgtgggtTCCCCACCCTCCTCCCTCCTTGAACTGAGAATTACAGAATGGTAGAAAGAGTGATTTGGATCAGCCAAGTTTATGACACTTATcttctcactttttcttttttgttcttataGTTTCCAGGTGGTATCGGTCCAAAGACTGGACAGATCTTGAAAGTCAGGTGGTTGTAGACCAGGTGCAGTTGGCTCAATATTGTGAAACCCTGGATTACAATAAATCCCAGCTATATATCTTTGTCAGAATATCAGAGGAAACTGTGAAAAAAAGGATGAAGATTATAATATACATAGATGCGCAGTAGCAGACCTTTctcaaagttaattttttttacatttgagtTTTATTAAACAGAATGTCAATCCACTAGTTTTTCCTTGACTGCCTTGGATTTTTAGAATAGAATAGactttcagctggaagggacattgtcgagggttaagattgcggggtgacaaaccaaccctggcagatgtattgttaacctcctctcccccccacttccccctttttgcccctccctctccccccttcccactcaggacaggcgatcgggaaggaaagaaggacagagagaagagagttggaaaagttaaagatgttttactaatgctactaataagaatagagaaaataatacaaaatatacaaaaccaatcttgaaagtctcagcaactgcagagccagcacccaaagtcctggattagactctgtagccaaccggagctggattcagtctctcactaggcctcagtttgcagggacaaccagcaaggtcctctcctaatgttggccataagcagaagggaaggaaaagggaaaaagggatgagatccttgtgatctcccacttttatatgaagtattcacatgaatggaatgttatacaccattggtcagtctctcggtcatcagtttctcgttgccccttttgcgagatgtccatccgtgcttatcaataagtttgcattccattgctaggtttaaccaaaacatgtctggttctccaggaaaatgcagctaatacgaaggctttagctgacaggcaaaattcactaaaagagaaacttgttttttaacaaaactaggacaGACATACAGTGATCATATTGTCCAACTGCCTGAGCTGCTTGCAGTTGCAaaggaatggaatctgtgttgcTGTGTGTGCTTCTACTCTTGTGCTCTACATAAGTTCCTTGGGTTTAGGTGTTTTAACTGTCTCACGATACTGAAACAGCAGAATTGCAAATTAATTTCCAATGGAAAGGCATATATCATCACGTATTGTTGATGTTCCTCTCTGATTTGATTGTCTCACCTCTACAAGTTCAGTTAAGTTTTTCAGCTTATTCACCTGCATTGCCCATGGGTTTTTCTTCACTGTCAGGCAGCAGCTGATCTCTCTCCCTCATTCCACATGTACATGTCCTGTTAAGGTGTGCATGTAGCACAGTTGTGCTCTGaagttgtgtggtgtttttttccttttattaaacAGACCAACATAGCAACTGAAGTTGTTACACTGCATTAATGAAGTTTCCCAGCTCCTTACTTTTTGGATATATCaagttttgttttatcttttggCATTGGTTCAGATGCTTAAGAATGTTTGACCTTATAGAACAAGCTTATATATAAGGATATTCTCAATATCTGAATAAAAAGATGGTCTTAATACAAAAGCTGTAGGCTGCATTCAAGATTATTTTGAGTTCACTTCTCTCCCAAACACCTCTGTTCAAAAGTCTGTTACTTGGCTAAGATAATGAAACCCtctgagaaagaaggaaatataGCAATTGGTAGTAGTTTTGTTAAATTGTGTTGCATTTCTTAAAGAACAGTAATTGTGTAGAATAATTCTAGGCAAAAGGTATAGATCTTTCGTTTCTTGATTTCACTGTTTTAAACACAGCATGCTAACCATTTTTTCCTACATTTAGGCACTGTTTGTAGCCTGTAAGCTGAAGATATTTGATCATCTGAAAGATAAAGGTCCACTGAAAGCTGTGGATATTGCAAATGAGATTGGAACCTCTGTGTGTGGAACAGAAAGACTCCTTGATGCATGTGCTGCTCTTGGGTTATTGGAGAAAACATCACAAGGTGACTAATTTCTCCTCCCACCCAACTGCATATAGTATTGAAAGACACGCAGGACTGGAAGAGATGCTTTGAAGGTCGCAGGGTCTGACTTGATATTGTGGGTAGTTTGGATTTGGAGAAAAGGGGAATGGATtgttgtttctttgctttcagtATTAGTAGCCAGAATTACTTAATTTGGGGGAAGGTTTAATCTAATGAACACATTCAGACCTCCTTTGCAGAATCCTTAGGTTGCTTTTGTTCTCTGGACATAACTTTTTATAAACTTGGTCAGTATTATGTGGACAGTCCCAGGTAGCAGTGTAATAGCTCCGATGTGTcatctgcacttgggtcacaacaaccccatgcagcactacaggcttggggaagagtggctggaaagctgcctggcagaaaaggacctgggggtgttgattgacagctggctgaacatgagccagcagtgtgcccaggtggccaagaaggccaacagcatccctgcTTGTATgcgaaacagtgtggccagcaggaccagggcagtgatcgtccctctgtactcagcactggtaggGCTGCaactcgaatcctgtgttcagttttgggcccctcactacaagaaagacactgaggtgctagagagagtgcagagaagggcaacgaagctggtaaAGGGTCTGGAGCCAAAGTctgaggagctgctgagggaactgggcctatttagcccagagaaaaggaggctgaagggagacctaaTTACTCTCCACTACTACcttaaaggaggttgtagcaagttGGGTGTTGGTCTCTCTTCTCCCAATaagcaagtggtaggacaagatgAAACAGCCTCAGATTtttccaggagaggtttagattggatattaggaaaaaattctgaatggaaagggttgtcaggcattggaacaggctgtccagggaagtggttgagtcatcatccctggaggtgtttaaaagatgtgtagatgtggtgctcaggcacatggtttagtgttggacTTGGCAGTACTAGATTACTgattggacttgatcttaagggtcttttccaacctgaatgatgctatgattctatctaAAATAAGAACCAAATTCCATTCCCTGCTGCAGCAATGCAGAGTCACAGCCTTCAGCAGAGAATCAAGGTTTTAATGAGGATTGCTCTGCAACATGTCCTGCTTCACAGACAACAGCTTAAATCCTAGTGCTCTTAACTGTAACAGTGCTTGAAGGTATATGTAAGTGAGGGAGTCAGTATTATGATTAAATTTTTCAGTCTGCACTGTGTAGTTATAAATTTCCATACGCATAATTTACATTGTAAGACTTGAAATGGTCAAGTGCCAAGAAGAGGAAATAAAGGAGGCTTTCAACTCTGTTAGAGGACAAGACCAAGAAGAAAATGCTGAAGGCAAAGCAAACTGGAGAAAGTTGGAATTTAAGGGAATGAAAAGCTATGATCTAAAGAAAAATGCAGTCAAGAATGAAGAACTTCCAGTATTCTTCCTTGAATATCAGATGTATAACTGATGtattgtggttaaaaaaaaaaaaattcccaactaTATCCTGTGGCatctaaattatttttacagaagaAGTACCTACTCCTTTAAGAATGAGCAGACCTTTAGAATTATTTCATATAAATCTTTGCACAAAAAAATGTGATCCTAAGATCAGGACTCGCTAGCTCTTTAACAGCTACACAGGAAAACATGCTTTCAGATTTTAAATGACAGTTGTACTGAAACAAAGCTGGTTGCAATTGTTTTCTTCCTATAAGGTTACAGAAATACAGATTCAGCGAATACCTACCTAACCTCAGATGGTGAATACTCACTTCATGGCTACATTATCCACTCTAATGACCACGTTTGGCCTCTCTTTACAAACTTGGAGTCTGCTGTCAAAGAAGGCAGCAGGCAGAACCATCGGGCCTTTGGAAGGAAAGCAGAGGATTTATTTAAGGTAAACTCTTTATTAGTATCAAAACTCACTGTGAGGAGTCCAGATCTGATCTAGGGTCAAATGGAGACTGAGCTGTCTGAGAAAGTGGCTCAGTTTAAAAAACTGTAGAAACAAAATGGAACTTGCTAGCCTCAGATTTCTGTTCCCTTCAACTTCAGGTTCTAAAGTGCTGAAGCAATCACAGAATGTACTGGGAAATTCAAGTGCTAATGAAAATTCTGTGGCTGAAGTTTGTCCATCCAGCTAACATGCTCTCAGAACAACCGTTGGgcctttttaatttacatttttgtgGCCTTTTTATAACACAAGGTAGTACTTTATCACACATGCACTCCTTCCGTATTGGATGCCAATCACTTGTTACTGATATGCATCCGGTTCAGTCTGTGCTGACTGTGTAATCAAATCTGTTTTCAAAGTTGCTTTGTATTGATGCAGTGGAGAAGGGATCCATTCTCTTTTAATGAAGGTTTGTAGTTTTGTATGTGCCTCAAGCTAGTAAATTTTGATGATGATTGGCTTATATCTCTGTAGCACTCCTTTTCTAATGCTGGCCCAGGTGGATGTGTTCAGAATGGAGAATCACTTGGGGTTATAATTAGCCTAATTTATCAGTTATCCACTTGATGAAGCAGGTTGAGGGGCATAAATATTTGTGCCTGTTTAAGGAGAGGGCAGGAGAATATGTCAGGATTCCATCTCTAACGGCAGTGCTGGCTTAAAGTGTACAGACTACATACTGAGGTTCTTAATTTGTACTTTTAGATGCTGATGAAGTCTGTCTCCTAAAGGAGATGTCTGCATCCTTCATATATAGTTGATGGAAGGAAATAAGGGGGTTTGGAGACTTAAGAAGGTCCTGTTAGGCTAATGTTAGTACCTGGATTACTGGTGGACAGAACCTTCTTTAGGAATCCTTCAAAGGCTGTGTTAAAGGAAGTTTAGATACTTTGCTTTAGGATAGCTGCTGCAGTGGATGGTTAAATTTATGTGGGAATTAAGTGTTTTAACATAGTTGAGCTTGATCTTGTCCTTTATTAAACATCTGGATTAGCAACCTGAGTTTGCTTGGGTGGTGCTTGTGGCAGGAGTCACTACCAGTTCAGGCTTGCGCTCCACACGTGTACAGCATAGTATGTCCAAGTAGAATATGAGGTCTGCCTGGGGCACTATGCGTGCCACAGCCTGGAGATACTTTCACTTAGTGGTAGCTGTAAAGCCAGACATAACTGATAAAATCTGTATGAAAGTGAGACATAAAGGGGTTCATGCTTATGTATCATTTTAAAGGTAAAGGCATTGAGTTCTGGTATTGAATGCTTTCTTctcatctaataaaaaaaaaacagtatgaaCTTTAATGTTTCTAGTTTAAGTTGTGGTCCAATAATCTAGTTATTTTCCCATCATGGGAGAATAAACATCAGAATtaaatgaaagcaatttgtgagTAGAtcaagaagaaggaggaggaacacTTTaggagactgaaagaaaaaaaaaacaactcattcTGTCCTTTCACACAGTGTAAAGTCTGGAGACATCTTACTGTGGAGCAAATGTGTTAGTAAATCTATATCAAAGGcacaatatttctttaaaaagaacttTTCAGATTACCCCTTCTCTCTGTTATGCTGCCCAGCTTCAATGGGCAGAAATgtcaaatttaattttaatttgaacCCAGACAGGTTCAAACCCGCCAAGTGTATGTCATTTGAGATGCAGTGCAAAAGATGTCTATGTGATGAAAATTTTGGAGAGGATGCAAAATCTGCTTATCATTACAGTGAAACAGCAAAGGACTTCGATGAGCAATTAGTCAATGGTACTTTTTACTGAACTAATCTTAATGGTGTGCACCTGCTGCCTTGGTTGTACGTAGTTTTGGTTAAGTAACAAAAACAGTTTTCAGGTAATGAGCTTTTTTTCCCCCGCTTTTTAGGACTATTATCACAGCTGGGAGGTGAAACAACGTTTTATGGCTGCCATGCACAGCATTGCCCACCTGACAGCAAGAGATGTGGCTACAGCATTTGATCTTTCACAGTTTAAATCCGCTTGTGATTTAGGAGGTATTGACTGTAATGGAACTTGTATACAAATTAGAGGGAAAAGCTTGATTTCAGTTCCATATTTTATTACTTaaaacatacattttcttttttttttttcttttttactagaACTGGTTAATATTATCTACTGTTACTTTTATGGTATTGTAATGTCAGAATAAGAGGGCTGAGGGCAGTTAACCGAATGCAGATTTACTTAGATGGTATTTGAGTAGTTTGAAATAAGTGACTCTTTGTCACTGTCAGCTCCACTTTCAACTGTGCTTTGGTATGTCCAAGATTTTCCAAAGTAATGAAGGATTGATTTCTGAACCCTTCTGTTTTGGGGTGTCAAACTTGAAACACTGCACTGCTAGAACAAAAGGTTTTGATTCTTTTAgaattggtttgttttgtgtgttgttttaatAATTAATATCTAAGATGACCACCAGAATGTCAAAGACCAATTATACACCTGCAGAACTCCTCTTGTTAGTGTCCTTTTTCACCCTGTGCTTGGAGTTGCACAGAGGGAGTGTTATTACATAGGGAAAGATCCACTGAAGGAAGAACACTTTATTTAGTGTCTGGGGAGGTTGACAGCACATCAGAGGAATTAACACAATACGGGTATGACCTTTGCCACTTGTGCAGAGACTCCAAGACTTTACCATCCTTGTCCTTCACTGTGCCAGACAGTATTTGTCAAACTTCAGATATCAGTGCTTGGTAAATAGTTCTAGTGTTCTTCATCCACTCTTTCATTAATGTTCTTCTacccccgaaaaaaaaaaaaaactgaggtaCTGGTATCAAAGGTCATATTAGCAGTTCTATGACAGTAAGGAGTCATGTCTGCCTTCCCCAAGCTCTAAAGGACTGCTCTGTCCACCAAGAAGTGCTATTGCTAACGTTAATTGTGGAGCTGACTTTCTGTCTCTAATTCTGTTTTGGTGTCTCTCTTTTCATGCTATATACAGCCTTGTCTTTAAAAATGTCTGCAAATGCTACGAGGAAAGACTTGGTTTGACTTTATTTAAATTTTCAACAGGTTGCACTGGAGCTCTGGCTCATGAATTAGTACAAATATACCCAAATCTCAAGGTCACAGTGTTTGATCTTCCAGAAGTCATTGCAAACATCTCTTACTTTCAGCCTTCAGGACAATGCACAGCACCAGTGACATTTGtatcaggtaaacataacacatGAATTTTTGTCTTCTGTTATTTTGGAGCACAGAACAGGCTCTTGTGTTGCAGAAGATAGTGTGCCACGCTGCTCCAACCCCAAACATGTCCTTATACCAGGCAGTGTAGGCTCATCCATGCTGAATGGGGACATAGTATTTTTCAAATCTGTGGGGATAAAAAGAAACTGGCTACAGTTGGAGAATGTGGATAAATAAGTATGAATTAGTAATCTCTGAGTACCGCTGAGAGTAGAGGCTGTGTGTCCTCTCAGGCTTTTTTAGGTAAAATCAACATGGTAGCTTCAAAGGACTTTGCCTCCTTCTTTGCTTTAGGCTTTCTCTCCAGTTTGTGTTACAGAATTCTCACCTGTGATCTGCTCTTCTGTTTAACTAAACTGTCTGCAAATCAGTGCATCCTATGCCTgttctttcttgtttctttttttaccccTGCCAAAGCTCCAAGTTCGTCTGCAAtgtattaatttcattttgtagGAAAGTACTCTGTGTTTTCTGTAGGAATGTATTAACTCTGCTTTCGAACAGGTGACTTTTTCAAGGATAATCTTCCAGAAGCAGATCTTTACATCCTTTCACGTGTTCTTCATGACTGGTCTGATGAAAAGATACATGTGCTGTTAAGCAAGATATCAGCTGTTTGCAAACCAGGTAAGTTTTTTTCATCTTGTGGGCTTAAAGGTACATGTTAATGCATAAACATAACGAGCAATCTTAagttcataaaaacaaaacaaaaaaacaccccaaaccagccaaccaaccaaacacacacacacacacacacacacacacaaacaaaaacaaacaaaaaccaaaacaaaaccacaaaaaaaaccccacatattttTCTTGCCAGTTATAGTAGCTTTTGAATGTCTATGCTTGCATTATGGTAATACCTactaagaaaaaaggaaacaaagctgCTAATAAAGCTATATAAAACAAGCTCTTACTATAGTTGCAGATTTTACATACAATCATGTTATCTCTCCTATCTGTGCCATGCCCAGTCTTTCTTACTAAGCTTTATCTCATAAAATAACTGTGTATGTGCTTATTTCTATATATTCAAGTAGTCAAACTGAAGTTCCTTTAAGTTAATCAAGAAGCAGTAGTTTATTTTGCTATTGTTTTGCTATCTCAATAGTGCCCAGAATATGGTAAACTGGAGTTCATCACTACTTTATGCACAGATTTTGTGAGAGATAGGttgcctcttctgttttctcctacatttgaatcatagaatctcttaaGTTGACAGAGACCCATAAGGATAATCaaatccaactccctgctcctcacaggactacctaaaGCTAAAGTGTGAGACTAAGACTGTTGCTCAGACACTCCTTGaactgacaggcttggtgctgtggcCACTTCCTTGGGGACCTTGTTGCAGTGACTGACtgccctctcagtgaagaaccttttcgtaatatccaatctgaacttgccctgatgcagcttcatgccatttccttgtgtcctgtcactgtcaccagagagaggagaccAGCGCCTCCCACTCTGCTGACCCCCTCAAGGAAGCTGTAGATggcaataaggtcacccctcagccttctccaggctaaacaaaccaagtgactgcaGCTGCTCCTTGTAAGTCTTGCCCTCAAGACCTTTCACCTTCTTGGTTGCCCTCCTCTTGACACACTGTAATAATTTGTCTTCCTTATGTAAAAgaacccaaaactgcacacagtgctccagatgggGCTGTGTCAGTGCAGAGTAGTGTGGGACAGTTGCCTCCCTCAACCAGgtagcaatgctgtgcttgatgtgcCCCAGGACATGGCTGTCCCTTTTGGCTGCCGGGGCATGCTGCTGACTCATATTTGGACAGTATTAAAGATCAAAGGAGCAGACTAAAAACAGAAAAGCCTGACTGCTAAAATCAACTGTTTTCTTAATCCAACAGAATTAACTGTAGTtatgaaggtttttttttaataggagacCACTCAAAATTAGATCTAGGCCATAAAGCATTATCCTGTTTATAAATTATGAAAGAAAACTGTGAGCTATGGCAGATGCTTATAGGAAAGCCCATTAAAACACTAATCTGAGGGACCACTGTAACTGAACAAAACATTAGAAACTTGAAACTAGAAATACTTTACTGAACcacttttggttgttttggaaatGCAGGAAATGCCTTGCTATTGGCAGAAATTGTGCTCGATGAACAGAAGACACACCCTCCTAGAGCTGTACTACAGTCCCTCAGTATGACTGAAGGCAAGCAGAGAAGTGGCTCAGAATATAAGCAGCTACTGGAGAAATATGGATTCACAAATGTAGAAATTAAGATCACAGGAAACTTACTAGATGCTCTTTTGTGCTTCAAGAAGAATCTGTCATCATAGTGTGCCCAGAACCAAACTGGGATGCTGAATTTTTACAACATTTGTGCAATTTACCTATCATCAACCACCGCATATTGTCACTTTAGGATCATTTTGACCCTTTATCAGAAAGCCTTGAATAATAGTTGGACTGCAGCTTCAGCAGGAGTGAATTCAGTTCTATGCATTTAAAAAGTGGGGCAGGCTGAAACTCCTATGTATTAAATACTTACATGTCCAGTTATTTTGGCTAGTTTAGAGACCATATTAAGCTCAGACTTGACATAGATGTATAGGATGGCGAGTTAAAAGTACAGGCTTTTATGAGCCACATTACTATCTTTGTTTTCTTGAACTTTAAAATTAAAGAGAATTGTCCCTCTGCAGTGTATTCAATGGTTACTGCTCATTTTTATCagaaatgaagaaggaaaaaaaaaagtaccatctGTCTGAATTTGAGGATGCTAGCcctcttttttcatgtttttatggGGCTTTAATGAAAAACATCTCAAGGATACCctttttaaagtacatttttcaCAGGCAAAAGTGAAAATAGGACAAACCTCCAACATCTTCCTACAGCAGCTATAATGTCACAGAGAAACTTCACCAGCCTCTGCCTTCCAGCCACAGAATGTTCCCACACAGGCTGCAGTTCAGTTTCGGGTTTTTCTGAATATGGTTAAATGGCCATAGATGCTTTCTGTCatacatgtgtgtatacacatatatatatatatatatatcccataTCTTCAAGTAATTTATCACTGATGTCATCTTTCctaatgtttattttttcctgatacTTCATTgatcttattttttctctttaaagtatACTTTATAGTGCAAGCCTTCCTGGAGATTAAACTTGCA
Proteins encoded in this region:
- the ASMTL gene encoding probable bifunctional dTTP/UTP pyrophosphatase/methyltransferase protein isoform X1, with translation MLLNPVLGKLVGKRVVLASASPRRQEILTNVGLRFEVVPSWFKETLEKSLFAAPYEYAMETAKQKALEVANRMHVKHLRTPDVVIGADTIVTVDEQILEKPVDKQDAYRMLSRLSGKEHSVFTGVAIIHCSSKDNQLETDVTNFYEETKVKFSDLSEELLWEYIHSGEPMDKAGGYGIQALGGMLVEYVHGDFLNVVGFPLNHFCKKLAELYYPPPKHNIQHKKYDSIPSVDTFENLSDGESESSNFTEHKAASKLDNSGMCSSGAIYNYENSSSVRTGFMVPLENQSGVSESAAKLPSKILELMDGFRASKALFVACKLKIFDHLKDKGPLKAVDIANEIGTSVCGTERLLDACAALGLLEKTSQGYRNTDSANTYLTSDGEYSLHGYIIHSNDHVWPLFTNLESAVKEGSRQNHRAFGRKAEDLFKDYYHSWEVKQRFMAAMHSIAHLTARDVATAFDLSQFKSACDLGGCTGALAHELVQIYPNLKVTVFDLPEVIANISYFQPSGQCTAPVTFVSGDFFKDNLPEADLYILSRVLHDWSDEKIHVLLSKISAVCKPGNALLLAEIVLDEQKTHPPRAVLQSLSMTEGKQRSGSEYKQLLEKYGFTNVEIKITGNLLDALLCFKKNLSS
- the ASMTL gene encoding probable bifunctional dTTP/UTP pyrophosphatase/methyltransferase protein isoform X3, whose protein sequence is METAKQKALEVANRMHVKHLRTPDVVIGADTIVTVDEQILEKPVDKQDAYRMLSRLSGKEHSVFTGVAIIHCSSKDNQLETDVTNFYEETKVKFSDLSEELLWEYIHSGEPMDKAGGYGIQALGGMLVEYVHGDFLNVVGFPLNHFCKKLAELYYPPPKHNIQHKKYDSIPSVDTFENLSDGESESSNFTEHKAASKLDNSGMCSSGAIYNYENSSSVRTGFMVPLENQSGVSESAAKLPSKILELMDGFRASKALFVACKLKIFDHLKDKGPLKAVDIANEIGTSVCGTERLLDACAALGLLEKTSQGYRNTDSANTYLTSDGEYSLHGYIIHSNDHVWPLFTNLESAVKEGSRQNHRAFGRKAEDLFKDYYHSWEVKQRFMAAMHSIAHLTARDVATAFDLSQFKSACDLGGCTGALAHELVQIYPNLKVTVFDLPEVIANISYFQPSGQCTAPVTFVSGDFFKDNLPEADLYILSRVLHDWSDEKIHVLLSKISAVCKPGNALLLAEIVLDEQKTHPPRAVLQSLSMTEGKQRSGSEYKQLLEKYGFTNVEIKITGNLLDALLCFKKNLSS
- the ASMTL gene encoding probable bifunctional dTTP/UTP pyrophosphatase/methyltransferase protein isoform X4 codes for the protein MLLNPVLGKLVGKRVVLASASPRRQEILTNVGLRFEVVPSWFKETLEKSLFAAPYEYAMETAKQKALEVANRMHVKHLRTPDVVIGADTIVTVDEQILEKPVDKQDAYRMLSRLSGKEHSVFTGVAIIHCSSKDNQLETDVTNFYEETKVKFSDLSEELLWEYIHSGEPMDKAGGYGIQALGGMLVEYVHGDFLNVVGFPLNHFCKKLAELYYPPPKHNIQHKKYDSIPSVDTFENLSDGESESSNFTEHKAASKLDNSGMCSSGAIYNYENSSSVRTGFMVPLENQSGVSESAAKLPSKILELMDGFRASKALFVACKLKIFDHLKDKGPLKAVDIANEIGTSVCGTERLLDACAALGLLEKTSQGYRNTDSANTYLTSDGEYSLHGYIIHSNDHVWPLFTNLESAVKEGSRQNHRAFGRKAEDLFKDYYHSWEVKQRFMAAMHSIAHLTARDVATAFDLSQFKSACDLGGCTGALAHELVQIYPNLKVTVFDLPEVIANISYFQPSGQCTAPVTFVSGDFFKDNLPEADLYILSRVLHDWSDEKIHVLLSKISAVCKPGSKAEVPQ